The genomic window CATCCCTGGCCGAACCCTTCTTGACCTTCTCTAGCCGCCGCGACCTGCGCGAGACCCTGTGGCGCGCCCGGGTTGCCCGTGGCGCCCATGCCGGCGAACACGACAACCGCCCGGTGGCCGCCAAGATCATGGCCCTGCGCCAGGAACAGGCGGCCCTGCACGGCTACACCACCTATGCCGACTACGAACTGGTGGACCGCATGGCCGGCAAAACCAGCGCCGTGCTCGAACTGCTGCACCAGGCCTGGGAACCCGCCAAGGCCTACGCCGAAGTCGACCGCCAGACGCTGACCGAGATGGCCCACACTTTGGGCGAGCCCACGCCCATTGCCGCCTGGGACTGGCGTTACCTGGCGCAAAAAGTACGCGCCCAGCGGTTCGATCTGGACGACGCGGAGCTCAAACCCTATTTCTCGCTGGACGCCATGGTGGCGGCGATGTTTGATTGTGCGCAGCGCCTGTTTGGCCTGCGTTTTGTTGAACAGACGGAGTACGTGTTGCACCATCCCGATGCCCGCCTGTGGGAGGTGCGAGGGCAAGATGGTGCACTGGTCGGCCTGTTTATTGGTGACAACTTTGCCCGCAGCTCCAAACGCAGCGGCGCCTGGATGAGTGTGTTCCGCAGCCAGTCTGGCCACAACGGCGGCACGCTGCCCATCGTCATCAACAACAACAACTTCGCCAAGGCCAGCCCCACACTGCTGAGCTTTGATGACGTGCGCACCCTGTTCCACGAATTCGGCCATGGCCTGCACGGCCTGTTGTCCAAGGTGCACTACGAGCGCCTGGCCGGCACCCAGGTGCTGCGTGATTTTGTCGAGCTGCCTTCACAACTGTTCGAAAACTGGGCCATGGAGCCCGAGGTGCTGCAACGCCACGCCCGCCACTACGAGACCGGCGAACCCATGCCCGCCGCCCTGCTGGACAAGCTCAAGCGCTCGCGCCAGTTTGACCAGGCCTGGGCCACCGTGCAGTACACGGGTCCGGCGCTGATCGACATGGCGCTGCACGCGTTGCCCAACGGTACGGCGGTCGACATCGCCGCGTTTGAAGCCGAGCAGTGCGCCACACTGGGCATCCCGGATGACATTGGCTTGCGCCATGGCCTGAGCCACTTCCAGCACCTGTTTTCGGGCTCCAGCTACGCCGCCGGTTACTACGTCTATATGTGGGCCGAGGTGCTGGAAGCCGATGGTTTTGCCGCCTTCACCGAGGCCGGCAGCCCGTTTGATGCCGTCACCGCCGAGCGCCTGCGGCGCACCATCTACAGCAGCGGCAACCGCCAGAACCCAGCGGATGCCTACCGCGCCTTCCGCGGGCGTGACCCGCAGGTGCAGCCCATGCTGAAGAAGCGCGGGCTGCTGGCCGAAACCACTACCTGATTCCGGAACCCCAAGTTATGTCTTCCATCTGGCAAAAACCCGTCACCGTCGAGATGCTGACCACCATCAGCGCCAACTCGGCATCGTCCCACCTGGGCATTGAGTTTGTGGAGATCGGCGACGACTTCATCACCGCCCGCGTGCCGGTCGATGAGCGCACACGCCAGCCTTATGGCCTGTTGCACGGTGGCGTCAGCGTGGTGCTGGCGGAGACATTGGGTTCGCTGGGCGCGGCCATGTCCAGCCCCGAAGGCACGCGCGCCGTGGGTCTGGACATCAACGCCAACCACCTGCGCGCGGCCACCAGCGGCTGGGTCACCGGCACGGCACGCCCCATCCACCGGGGCCGCACGACCCATGTGTGGCAGATCGAACTGCACAACGATGCGGGCGAGATGACCTGCATCTCGCGCATCACGATGGCGATTCTCGAACCCAAAAAGTAGCCCCCACGCTCCGCCGCTCTGCGGATCGCTGCCCCCCGAGGGGGCGCGTTTCCTCTTGGGGCGGCCCGGCGAGGAAACCTAGGTGCCGGCCCGGCTTTTTGCAAAGGCCACGTACCAGTCCAGACAGCCCGGGTTGGCCATCGCGTCCTTGTTGACGACCTTCTCCAGCGGCTGGCCCAACAGCAACTTCTTGATCGGCAGCTCCTGCTTCTTGCCCGACAGCGTGCGCGGAATTTCGGCTACCTGAAAAATAGCATTGGGCACAAACCGCGGGCTCAGCGCCGTCTTGATGGCGTTCACGATCTTGGCCTGCACCGCATCGTCCAGCGTATGGCCCGCACGCAGCACCACAAACAAGGGCATATAACTCTCCCGCCCCAGGTATTCCAGGTCCACGACCAGGCTGTCCACCACCTCGGGCAGGGCCTCGACCGCGCTGTACAACTCACTGGTCCCCATGCGCAGGCCGTGGCGGTTGATCGTTGCGTCGCTACGGCCAAAGATCACACAACCCTCGCCGCCTTCTTCCTTCGTGCCCACACGCAGCCAGTCGCCATGGCGCCAGACACCACCAGCCTCGGCCGGGGCATCACCGCCACCGGGCTTGCGCCCATGGCCGGGCGGGTACATCTCGAAATAGCTGGCCAGGTAACGCGCGTTGTCCACATCGCCCCAAAAGTACAGCGGCATGGACGGGATCGGCTGGCTGCAGACCAGCTCACCCACTTCACCCAACACCGGTTCGCCCGCTTCGTTCCAGGCCTCCACCGCGCAGCCGAGCAGGCGGCATTGCATGACGCCGGGCTCTTGCGGCAGCTCGCGGTGGCCACCGATGAAAGCGCCGCAAAAGTCCGTGCCGCCGCTGATGTTGCACCACCAGATATTCTGCTGCGCATCGTTTGCGGCGATGCGGCGGAACTGCTCCGTGCCCCAGCTTTGTGCTTCTGGCGACAAAGGCGATCCCGTCGTACCCAAAGCCCGCACCGCAGACAGATCGCCACACTGTGACAAATCCACCCCGGCCTTCAAACAGTTGGCATAAAACGCCGCGCCGGCCCCAAAGAAGGTGACCCCGGTTTCGCTGGCAAAGCGCCACAGCGTGGTCCAGTCGGGTTGCGCGGCGCCCGTCGCATCCGGCCCTTGGGGTTTGCCGGCTCCGGGGTTGCCGTCAAAGATCACACAGGTCGTTCCATTGAGCAAACCGGCCACCTGCGCATTCCACATCACCCAGCCGGTGGAGCTGTACCAGTGGAAACGTTCGCCCCAGGTGTTGGCCGCGTAGCTGCAACCCACATCGTTGTGCAGCACCTTCATCGCCAGCGCCACCAGCACCGTACCGCCATGGCCGTGCACGATGGGCTTGGGCAGGCCGGTGGTGCCGCTGGAGTAGACGATCCACAGCGGGTGGTCAAAAGGCAGCCAGACGGGCTCAAACACCGAAGTGTTTGCATCATTTCTGGCTGTAGCCCCCGAGAAATGGACCTGAGTCGCTATGGATTGGATAGCATTCTGCGGTACATCCAACGTGCCCAGGTTGGCGTGCAGGATCACGTGTTGCACGCTGGGCAGCGCATCCACCAGCGCCTGCACGACCGCCATGCGGTCCAGGTCGCGCCCACCATACCGCACGCCATCGCAGGCGATCAGCACCTTGGGCGTGATCTGCTGGAAGCGGTCCAACACGGCGTTGGTGCCCATGTCGGGCGCGCAAATGCTCCACACCGCGCCGATGCTGACCGTGGCCAGAAAGGCAACCATGGCTTCAGGAATATTCGGCAGATACGCCGCCACCCGGTCGCCCGGCTGCACACCCTGGGCCTGCAGGTGCAGCGCCAGTGAGGCGACTTGGCGGCGCAACTCGGGCCAGCTCAGCTCGCGGTGCTCGCCTGCCTCATTGCGGCTGATGACCGCCGCAAAACCCGCCGCATCGGCTGGCGCCACATGGCGGAACACCTGCTGCGCGTAATTGGCCTGCGCGCCGGGAAACCACACCGCACCCGGCATCACATTCTTGGCCAGCACCGCGGTGTGTGGGGTGGGTGACTGCATGCCGAAGTAGTCCCACACGCTTTGCCAGTAGGCATCCAGGTCGGTGATGGACCAGTTCCACAAGTCGCGGTAGGTGGCGAATGACAGGCCCCGGTTGGCCTTCAGCCAATCCTGATACAGGCGAATCTGCGGAATGTATGGCGCGGGTCTGTGTGCGGGTGTTTTTGTCTCGTGCATGCTGTTCGTCACTTTCTCGGGACTGTTCTGTTGCCACCCATGGTTGTGGATGCGCCGGTGAGTGTTGCATGGTACGGTGGCGTTGTGCACGTACGCAGGTGACACCTCGCATCCGCCCTTTGCACTTCCTGTTAGAAACGTCAATAGAAGGAATGAATGACCATGATGAACTTCGGATACAACGGACTGTTGGGCCTGCTGGTGCTTGCAGGCGACATTTGGGCCATCCTCAACATTGCCCAGAGCTCTGCCAGCAACGAAAAGAAACTCATTTGGATACTGGTTGTCGTGCTGCTGCCGCTGTTGGGATTGGTGTTGTGGTATTTTCTGGGGCCGCGCAGCGGGCGTTCTGGCTGACAGGGAGGGATGCTAGCTAACCCGGTGTAGGCAATCCACAAGTGATACGGGTTGGAGCCAGAAACTGACATTAGTGGATGACCGAAATCAGGAAGGCCGTCACCGTGTGCAGACGCGCTAAAGTGTCGCCCATGCTCAACGAATCCGAAGTAACTGGCCGCGCTAGAACGCACGTAGTCCAAATGCTGAAACCCAGGTTCGCTGCGCAACCTGAGGTTGTGCAGGCCTTTCTCGCGATGCGCGCTGCAGCGGCGCAGGATGGTTTCGATCTCCATCCCTTCAGTACTTATCGGGATTACGACACCCAACTGCGGATCTGGAACAACAAATTCACCGGGAAGAAACCTCTGTACGACCTGGATGGAAATGTCCGGGACTTTGACTCACTCACTGAACGCCAGATAGTCGAAGCCATCCTGCATTGGTCCGCACTCCCTGGCGGCAGTCGACACCAATGGGGAACTGAAATCGATGTGGTCGAAGGCAACGCAGTGGCCGCAGGCTATTCGCCCAAGCTCCTGCCAGAGGAGACTGCCGTCGGCGGAATTTTTAGGGAACTGCACCTTTGGCTGGATCAGAACATTGCCAGATTCGGATTCTTCAGACCCTACAACTACTTTAAGGGTGGGATGTATCCGGAGCCATGGCACCTCAGCTATGCGCCTGCGTCATTGGAAGCGATCAAGTCGGTGACCGTCGACCTCCTTACCAACGTGACCCGTGAGGCAGATATTTTTGGAAAGGACATCGCGTTAGAACTGATCCCATCTATCTACGAAAACCACATCCTCAACTGCGTGGGGCCAGATGAACAACGACCTGTGGTGAACCTATGACAGGGGTCCGCATGCGTGCGCATCGGTCCTCCGAAGGTTTTCCGACTGGAACGGTGGGTTGAGTATGGACGGCGCTCGAGAGCTCTACCATGCCCTGTTGGAGTATGAGGGAACAGCAACTTACAACGATGTGCTTCAGCCATGGCTAGACAGCCATGGTGATGAGGTTCTATGGATCCGGGCCTTTGGAGGCCGTCAAGGCAGCCCCATTCCTGCAGCAGATGCCGATGACTTATTTCGACTCTACGCACTGCACCGCGTCTGCGAGACGCTAGTTTTAGGATTTCAAAAGGGACGAGCCGACGGCAGCGACTGGCCCGGTCCCGTCATGACCACCGCGGAATACACCAGTTTCGTCGAAGCGGTCGGACTCACCATAGTTCACCCCACTCGCTACACACCGTTCCACCACGAGGTGGTAAACGTGGAAGTTAGCAAAGAGCTTCTGAGCATGCCGGTACTTCTATCGAGCCATTGGCCGTGCTTGATGATAGGAAGCATGCTATTCATGAGAGCTGGAGCGATGGTCCTGGCCAATGAGCATCAGTTGACACCGGGCATTGCAGATGCCACAACACTCTATTGGTCTCATCGGCGCAAGAATAGGCCCACGAGTGATCTCTCCAAAGGCTGGGGCAGCAATTCCCAGTGGAGGACGTGTCTACGCCGGGACTACCACGTTCAAGATACCTACCACTTCAACGTAGATGGAAAATGCAATCTGACGACACATTCGGAAGGTTCCATTGATGACTTCGAACTTACCAAAGCCGAGCGTATTGAACTGCTCGTCAACCGCAACTTCGTGACCACCAAGAAGCCGCATGACGATCTATGCCCATATGACGACACTGTTTCTATCAATGCAAATTCGACTTAGTGCCCGGCGATGCGGGTTTCGGGGTCCGTGGCACTCGACGATTCAGCGGGCGTAGATGGCCATGAAAACTATTCACATCGACGGTACGAAGATTTCTAACTGGTCGTCATTCTTCGACGAGTTTTCTCTCGCGTTCGGCTTTCCCGAATTTTTCGGGCGAAATATGAACGCTTGGATAGATTGCATGACAAACCTAGACGAAGAGTTCAGTTCGGTTCAAGTTCAACCTGGGGAAATGATCTGCGTCGCTCTGGACAGTGCAGCCGACTTCAAGAAGAGATGCCCTGAGCAGTTCCAAGCTTTCGTAGAGTGCGCAGCATTCGTCAACTGGCGCCGTCTTGAGATTGGCAACCCGGCAATCCTTGTGGTTTCTTTCTATGCCTAGTCTCATGGAACTCCACATCATCTATACCGAAGCAGAGATGCTGATTTCGAAGAAGTCGTACTCATCTTGGCAAGAAATCCAAAAAGAACACGACGGCTACAAAGCATCTCTTGGCCCCTGGCATCATGAACAAGTCATAGACTACCTTTCGGCAGAATATTCGAATCTACTCCCATCAGCATCTGAGCAAGTTGTAGCGTTTGTTGGTTCCACAATGAGCGAGTGGACGCTTTCGTTCTGCTGATCAACCATCGGCTTTGCGTCAGGAAGTAATCACTCATCGGGGTCAGTTACTCCCCCGCCGCCTTCGCCATCCGCTCACTCTTCCAATACACGTCATCCCCCACCGTGCCATCGGTCCGGTAACGGTTCAACACGCGAGACAGCACAAACATCAGATCCGACAAGCGGTTCAAATACTGCCGTGGTGTGTCTTTCAACGCGTCCTGCGCGCCCAGCGCAACCACCGCACGCTCGGCGCGGCGGGCCACGGTGCGGCATACGTGGGCTTGGGATGCAGCGCGGGTACCCGCGGGCAAGATGAACTCCTGCAAGCGCGGCAGGTGTTCGTTGTGCTCGGCCAGTGCCTCGTCCAGCGCCAGCACGGCCTCGGGTTTGAGCAGTTCATAACCGGGGATGGACAGCTCGCCGCCCAGGTTGAACAGCTGGTGTTGTATCTCCACCAACACGTCGCGCACGCCCTGGGGCATGTCTTCACACAGCAGCAGGCCGATGTGGGAATTGAGTTCGTCCACGTCGCCCATGGCGTGTACGCGCAGGCTGTCTTTGGAAACGCGGGTGTTGTCGCCCAGGCCGGTGGTGCCGTTGTCCCCGGTGCGGGTGGCGATTTGTGTGAGGCGGTTGCCCATAGTCAGCTCCATGCAAGGACAAAAAAAGTCTCCCATCGTAAACTGATCCTCCCAGCACCACCGCTCCGCGGCCGGCTGCCCCCAGGAGACACAACAATGAACGCTCCCACGCCCCCCCTGCATTTATTGCCTGAAGTGAACCAGCGCCCGGTTCCGCCGGAATTGGTTGAGGCGCTGCAAGCGCAATTCGGCACGCGCTGCTCCACGGCCCTGGTCGTGCGCGAGCAGCACGGGCGGGACGAATCTTCGTTCGACGTGCCACCGCCTGGCGCCGTGGTCTTTGCCCACAGCACGGCCGAGGTCGCCCAGGTAGTCAAGCTGGCGGCGCAGTACCAGGTGCCGGTCATTCCCTTCGGCGTGGGCACCTCGCTGGAGGGTCATTTGCTGGCCGTGCAGGGCGGCATCAGCCTGGATGTGAGCCAGATGAACAAGGTGTTGTCCATCAACGCCGAAGACCTGACGGTGACGGTGCAGCCCGGCGTGACCCGCAAGCAGCTCAATGACGAGGTCAAGTCCACCGGTCTCTTCTTCCCCATAGACCCCGGCGCTGACGCCACGATTGGTGGCATGACCGCCACCCGCGCCAGCGGTACCAATGCCGTGCGCTACGGCACCATGCGTGAAAACGTGCTGGCACTGGAAGTGGTCACCGCCCAGGGCGAAACCATACGCACCGGCACCCACGCCAAGAAATCCAGCGCTGGCTACGACCTGACACGGCTGATGGTGGGCAGTGAAGGCACGCTGGGCGTGATCACCGAAGTGACCGTCAAGCTCTACCCGCTGCCCGAAGCCGTGATGGCGGCCACCTGCTGCTTCCCCAGCCTGGCCGATGCGGTCAACACCACGATACAGATCATCCAGCTGGGCGTACCCATTGCGCGCTGCGAGCTGCTGGACTCCACCACCGTGAAGGTGGTCAATCAGCATTCCAAACTGAGCCTGCCCGAGAGCGCCATGCTGCTGATGGAATTCCACGGCTCACCGGCTGGCGTGCAGGAGCAGGTGGAAACGGTGCAGGCCATCGCTGCCGACAACAACGGCAGCGCCTTTGCCTGGGCCGCCACCCCCGAAGAGCGCACCAAGCTATGGACCGCGCGGCACAACGCCTACTTTGCCGGCGTGCAGTCGCGCCCCGGCTGCAAGGCCATCACCACCGACACCTGTGTGCCGATCTCGCATCTGGCCGATGCGCTGCTGGACTCGGTGACCGAGGCACAAGAGGCGGGCATCCCCTACTTTTTGGTTGGCCATGTGGGCGACGGCAACTTCCACATGGGCTACCTGATTGACCCCAATATCCCAGCCGAGCGCGAAACGGCCGAGCGGCTGAACCACCAGCTGGTGGAGCGCGCGCTCAAGT from Rhodoferax sp. AJA081-3 includes these protein-coding regions:
- a CDS encoding M3 family metallopeptidase, with the protein product MPAFEQALAQHLAEIETIASRPDAPSFENTIAELDTSGRLLDRITLLFHNLTASETSPALQKVQLEMAPKLAAHENTIFMHAGLFARIDALHEKRHTLNLNAEQLRVLERLHLDFVRAGARLSGQERQRYGEIMGELATLCTQFGQNLLAEESTYTLELKTEADRAGLPAFVLQAAKAAAQQRGLGEDAYALTLSPSLAEPFLTFSSRRDLRETLWRARVARGAHAGEHDNRPVAAKIMALRQEQAALHGYTTYADYELVDRMAGKTSAVLELLHQAWEPAKAYAEVDRQTLTEMAHTLGEPTPIAAWDWRYLAQKVRAQRFDLDDAELKPYFSLDAMVAAMFDCAQRLFGLRFVEQTEYVLHHPDARLWEVRGQDGALVGLFIGDNFARSSKRSGAWMSVFRSQSGHNGGTLPIVINNNNFAKASPTLLSFDDVRTLFHEFGHGLHGLLSKVHYERLAGTQVLRDFVELPSQLFENWAMEPEVLQRHARHYETGEPMPAALLDKLKRSRQFDQAWATVQYTGPALIDMALHALPNGTAVDIAAFEAEQCATLGIPDDIGLRHGLSHFQHLFSGSSYAAGYYVYMWAEVLEADGFAAFTEAGSPFDAVTAERLRRTIYSSGNRQNPADAYRAFRGRDPQVQPMLKKRGLLAETTT
- a CDS encoding PaaI family thioesterase, with the translated sequence MSSIWQKPVTVEMLTTISANSASSHLGIEFVEIGDDFITARVPVDERTRQPYGLLHGGVSVVLAETLGSLGAAMSSPEGTRAVGLDINANHLRAATSGWVTGTARPIHRGRTTHVWQIELHNDAGEMTCISRITMAILEPKK
- a CDS encoding acetoacetate--CoA ligase is translated as MHETKTPAHRPAPYIPQIRLYQDWLKANRGLSFATYRDLWNWSITDLDAYWQSVWDYFGMQSPTPHTAVLAKNVMPGAVWFPGAQANYAQQVFRHVAPADAAGFAAVISRNEAGEHRELSWPELRRQVASLALHLQAQGVQPGDRVAAYLPNIPEAMVAFLATVSIGAVWSICAPDMGTNAVLDRFQQITPKVLIACDGVRYGGRDLDRMAVVQALVDALPSVQHVILHANLGTLDVPQNAIQSIATQVHFSGATARNDANTSVFEPVWLPFDHPLWIVYSSGTTGLPKPIVHGHGGTVLVALAMKVLHNDVGCSYAANTWGERFHWYSSTGWVMWNAQVAGLLNGTTCVIFDGNPGAGKPQGPDATGAAQPDWTTLWRFASETGVTFFGAGAAFYANCLKAGVDLSQCGDLSAVRALGTTGSPLSPEAQSWGTEQFRRIAANDAQQNIWWCNISGGTDFCGAFIGGHRELPQEPGVMQCRLLGCAVEAWNEAGEPVLGEVGELVCSQPIPSMPLYFWGDVDNARYLASYFEMYPPGHGRKPGGGDAPAEAGGVWRHGDWLRVGTKEEGGEGCVIFGRSDATINRHGLRMGTSELYSAVEALPEVVDSLVVDLEYLGRESYMPLFVVLRAGHTLDDAVQAKIVNAIKTALSPRFVPNAIFQVAEIPRTLSGKKQELPIKKLLLGQPLEKVVNKDAMANPGCLDWYVAFAKSRAGT
- a CDS encoding PLDc N-terminal domain-containing protein — encoded protein: MMNFGYNGLLGLLVLAGDIWAILNIAQSSASNEKKLIWILVVVLLPLLGLVLWYFLGPRSGRSG
- a CDS encoding M15 family metallopeptidase gives rise to the protein MLNESEVTGRARTHVVQMLKPRFAAQPEVVQAFLAMRAAAAQDGFDLHPFSTYRDYDTQLRIWNNKFTGKKPLYDLDGNVRDFDSLTERQIVEAILHWSALPGGSRHQWGTEIDVVEGNAVAAGYSPKLLPEETAVGGIFRELHLWLDQNIARFGFFRPYNYFKGGMYPEPWHLSYAPASLEAIKSVTVDLLTNVTREADIFGKDIALELIPSIYENHILNCVGPDEQRPVVNL
- a CDS encoding barstar family protein, whose amino-acid sequence is MKTIHIDGTKISNWSSFFDEFSLAFGFPEFFGRNMNAWIDCMTNLDEEFSSVQVQPGEMICVALDSAADFKKRCPEQFQAFVECAAFVNWRRLEIGNPAILVVSFYA
- a CDS encoding cob(I)yrinic acid a,c-diamide adenosyltransferase, coding for MGNRLTQIATRTGDNGTTGLGDNTRVSKDSLRVHAMGDVDELNSHIGLLLCEDMPQGVRDVLVEIQHQLFNLGGELSIPGYELLKPEAVLALDEALAEHNEHLPRLQEFILPAGTRAASQAHVCRTVARRAERAVVALGAQDALKDTPRQYLNRLSDLMFVLSRVLNRYRTDGTVGDDVYWKSERMAKAAGE
- a CDS encoding FAD-binding oxidoreductase translates to MNAPTPPLHLLPEVNQRPVPPELVEALQAQFGTRCSTALVVREQHGRDESSFDVPPPGAVVFAHSTAEVAQVVKLAAQYQVPVIPFGVGTSLEGHLLAVQGGISLDVSQMNKVLSINAEDLTVTVQPGVTRKQLNDEVKSTGLFFPIDPGADATIGGMTATRASGTNAVRYGTMRENVLALEVVTAQGETIRTGTHAKKSSAGYDLTRLMVGSEGTLGVITEVTVKLYPLPEAVMAATCCFPSLADAVNTTIQIIQLGVPIARCELLDSTTVKVVNQHSKLSLPESAMLLMEFHGSPAGVQEQVETVQAIAADNNGSAFAWAATPEERTKLWTARHNAYFAGVQSRPGCKAITTDTCVPISHLADALLDSVTEAQEAGIPYFLVGHVGDGNFHMGYLIDPNIPAERETAERLNHQLVERALKLGGTCTGEHGVGLHKQGFLVAETGAGAVDMMRAIKRALDPLNIMNPGKIFTL